The window TTTAATGCAAGCCATCCTTTTATAGTTCTGTACAAGAACCACACAATGTCAGCAAGAATTACAATAACGCCCACAAAAATAAAAGACAAGATAAAGCCCACTATTCCAACTATTAAAGATATCCAGAAAGTCCTTATCTGATACTCAAAATGAGATTCCACCCACGTCCCAGTAGCATCCTTCTTCTTCAGGTAAGCGATAATAACACCTGCAATAGAAGTTAATCCTATCACCAGACTGAGGACGTAAAGAATGTAAACTATGAGTGCATATTTTTTAAGTTCCTCTACTCTAACATCTTTTTCAACACCCTCCATCTGCCCCTCCTAATAAGTTTTTCTTATTCTATCACAAAAAACGCTCATAAGACTTTAAAAGGGGAAACCGAAAGAAATGTGGAATCTTCCCTTTCCTTGACCCAGAACTTCTTTTAGTTTGTAACCGTAATCTATACGTAAAGGACCAACAGGAGTGATATATCTAAATCCTACTCCTACAGAGGAGTACCAATTACCAAACGAAAAATCCCCCCCCTTCCTAAACACCTTCCCACTATCGTAAAATACAGCTCCCTGTATCGTCTGCGTAAAGTTATACCTCACCTCACAGCTAAATAACCCGTAAGCCTCACCGCCAACGTAGTTACCGTTAGAATCGGTAGGAGAAATAGTTCCATATTTATAACCTCTAACGCTCTCCGCTCCACCCAAAAAGAACCTATCCTGAACAGGAACGTAACTTCCCCTAATAGGCTGAATAAGCCCAGCTCCTTCTCTCAAAGCTACAACAATCTTTTCGTTTATCGGGAACAACTTCAGCGCTTTTTCATCAACCAACCAGTAATCCGTATTTCCGCCCAAAAATCTACCAGCAAAAGAAGTAAATAACTGAATAAGATAGCCCCTCTTAGGATTTTTTACGTTATCCCTCTTATCGTATCTCTGAAAATAAAACAACGTTCTTTTAACAGATTCATTCTTCTCATGAATAGTAGTATCCTTTATTGATTCTCTTGCAATCTCAATACCAAAACTCTGAAACATAACCTTTGAAGCTTCTCTTTCCAAAGCAAATCTGTAAAAAATCTTATCTGTAGTAAAACTTTCAAAAATCTGCTCTTTCTTTACTATTGAATACGAAGTGTCGTAACGTTCAAACGGAAAAGCAGGTTTATTCATCTTAAAAACAGCATCGTAACCTTCCTTCTGCCTGTAGTTACCAAAGAGGAAATATTTTATTCCCAACCCAAAAGGAGAAGTTGAAGAGAGAAATCCGTTCATAACGTAACCCGAATCTGTACCATAGCCAACAAATCCTTTAGCGTGAAGCAAAGAACCTTCTCTTAAAGAAATCACTTCATTAACAACACCATCAACTGGATAATCGTTAATAGAAACCATTGAAAACAAACGCGTATTCGCAAGTTTTGAATACTGATTTATAATAGAATCCTCCTTGTAAATCTCCCCTGGATGTATCACAATTAGTTTTCTTATCCATTTCAAACCAGTCCTCTCCAAACCTTCAACTATTACAAAACCGAACTCTCTCTTTTCTCCAGGAAAAACGTAGATGGAAAGAAGCACAAAAGTCTTTGATTTTCCATTTACAAAACGCTTATTGACAATTACCTCAGTTCCAGAAAAACCCGCTTTTTTATAACAATTCTTT is drawn from Desulfurobacterium pacificum and contains these coding sequences:
- a CDS encoding DUF4870 family protein, with the protein product MEGVEKDVRVEELKKYALIVYILYVLSLVIGLTSIAGVIIAYLKKKDATGTWVESHFEYQIRTFWISLIVGIVGFILSFIFVGVIVILADIVWFLYRTIKGWLALNDQKEIDPYTWF
- a CDS encoding BamA/OMP85 family outer membrane protein, whose product is MFLTFSGTTLASLPVLQVSPKVSFDGKVKKQIEEQLPAVCSFSNCTYVLLSLLNSLGYEAEVKGDKVIVVKSVLVKRVKIEGLPSAVSSLRKTVKLLLLGKPFSEDALENVKQLLLLNLRTAGYRDSNVRFKVVSQPDGYTVEIYVSAGLPFIVEKVVVDSPARYKKELLSAFKQLVGKRLDASVVKDLVDKLEEEYIKQGYFNAYISYSCSVVSQKSGKKLVILKIKFVPGKRYRIEFKGNEHFPPDKLKPLVTFYEAKSVDEFEIERSKERIKNFYEDNGFPFVKVESVLRREKDFVVVEFKIDEGKQVVVKRVVPKNYQEFFKSLMGKPFSRSKVESAVAKMRRFFKEKGFLDVKVSYVVLPSGVLKVKVDKGKRYYLISVKVWGDFLNCSSLKNLKLPIVYTEDVLNNIMDRIKNCYKKAGFSGTEVIVNKRFVNGKSKTFVLLSIYVFPGEKREFGFVIVEGLERTGLKWIRKLIVIHPGEIYKEDSIINQYSKLANTRLFSMVSINDYPVDGVVNEVISLREGSLLHAKGFVGYGTDSGYVMNGFLSSTSPFGLGIKYFLFGNYRQKEGYDAVFKMNKPAFPFERYDTSYSIVKKEQIFESFTTDKIFYRFALEREASKVMFQSFGIEIARESIKDTTIHEKNESVKRTLFYFQRYDKRDNVKNPKRGYLIQLFTSFAGRFLGGNTDYWLVDEKALKLFPINEKIVVALREGAGLIQPIRGSYVPVQDRFFLGGAESVRGYKYGTISPTDSNGNYVGGEAYGLFSCEVRYNFTQTIQGAVFYDSGKVFRKGGDFSFGNWYSSVGVGFRYITPVGPLRIDYGYKLKEVLGQGKGRFHISFGFPF